GGCGTTTTTTATGGAATCTTACATCTACGGGAATATATCAACTTGCTAAGTACCTTATGAATCTAAAACTACAATCCCATACTGGAATCATTTATAGTCATGCCTATTCGTTTTCTGGTTTATTATATTCGTCAATGATTGAAATCGTTGTATTTGCCACTTTACTACCAAGTGAAGCATACAACTTCTTATCTCCAATGACATAAAATTCTTCTTTAGCCCTTGTAGAAGCAACATTCATCATATTAGGCTCGGTAACTGCCCATTTTGCAGCACCTTTACTATCGGTATCTGCACCGAGTACAAAATAAACAATCTTTGTCTCTTTACCTTGAAAAGTATGAACAGTACCTACATTTGTTGGTTTTCCTTTTTCTCGTTTTGTAAATCTAATATCGTCCAAAAATTTGGCAAGCTTGAACGCTACATTTCTAAATGGGGAGATAACATAAATTTCATCCTTTAGTTCTGGATTTTCTTGCAAACGTCCATTTATTAAATTTTTAAGTAATTCGGCTTGCTCCTTCACAAATTTATCATTCGCTTTTCCTGTTAAGTCATACCATTTCGATTTTCCATATGCCTCTTCTTCTTCCTTGCCTTGTACCATCAATCCATCATATGATATTTTATTTGAAATTGTAAACATTGGATAGTTCGAACGCCTATGTACCCAAAGTGGAATGCCTATCCACTCATTCTCATTCTTTCGGAATCCATATTGACTCGTATTATCCACAATTGTTTGAGTTGATGCATTAGCTGAAACATACTTTTCATCAACATTATAATTTCTCCCGATTAAATTCAAAATATTTGAATCTAACGTCAATACTGGTTTAATTTGTGAAGGATCTCCAACCACTGTTACTTTTTTACTTCTAAAAATCGCACCTACACTTGCCTGTGGTAGCGCTTGACCAGCTTCATCTATGAATAAATGACTAATTGAATTTTCATTAAGATTTTTAAACATTCTACCAAAACTAGCAAAAGTTGTACTTACAACAGGGATAGTAAAGTTCAGCCATTGCCAAGATTCTAATATTAATTGATAACCATTATCTTTTGAATTGTAATCCAACTGTCGACTCCAAATATTTCTAGCGGCTCTTAAATGTTTTTTATTTTCAAATAAAAATTGCTTTCTGACTTTTAGTGCTGATATAAAAAGCTTAGATTGCAAGATACGAAAGTTTTTATTAAACCAAGGATTAGACTTTTGAAGCTCTTCATACGATTGTGAAAAATCTAGTTCTTTAATATTGCTTTGAGATTTTGTTTTCTCCAATGACACTATATTTCGCTCTATATCTTGTAATACTTTTTGTTGTGCTGACAACCATCTATTAAAGGCATTATTAGCCTTTTTAATTTGTTCTTTATTAGCATCTATTTTGATAGCATTTCCTTTCATTGCATCATGTAAAGTATCTTTATTATTTAAGCATTCCCTTTTTTGTTCAGTAATACGATTCAAGGTGTCATTTGCATTGTTTAGCTTGTCGATATATTGATTAACTTTAGACCGATTAAAAATCTTTTGAAGCAATAATAAACCCGGTTTTTGTTCCTTAATAACATCAAAATTCCTTTCTGCCTGAGCTTGTTCATTATCTAATCTTTCCATTTTAACGGAAACATCCAACAAATCATTTTGTATTCTATTATTTTGCTCCTTCAACCTCTCTATTTCATTCGTTATTTCTGTTTCCAATGATAATAATTCTGTTCGTTTCTCACTTTCCTCTTGTTTAAAATCCCAACTTTGCTTTTTATATTGATTTTTCAAATCTAAAAGTGGCCTAATTTCTTCACTATATTTTTGGATTCTATCTCTTTCAACTCTTAATTCATTATACAATTGTATAAATTCTTCATAAATATTTGAATTAGGTTGATAATCATTTTCAAGATATTGTTCAATAAACTCTATTGTTAAAAGTAGTTTGTTAACGTTACTGGACGCGCCACCTTCTAACGAAAAAACTCCCCAGTTTCCTTTTTCCATCAATTCACTTTTTAGCTCTCGTTTATTAGAATAATCAACATCTAATTTCGAATTTGATATATCCCTAAAGTAATCTGCTTCTGCTAATAAATCCTGAAATTCGATACCGATATCTTTTTGTTTTGGCAATTCCATTACAATATTTTGAACTGCTCCATTATTAGAACTTGCAACAACGATATTCTTGTCTGAAATTAAATGTGGTAAAACTCCTAGTTTGGCATTTTCCCAATAAACTAAACTACCCTGGATACTTTTATCTGATAGTTGACATATAGCTAATGCTTGTTGAACAACTAAATCAGCAAAAATATCCTTCAACAGAGTCGTCTTTCCTGTTCCAGGTGGACCATTCACGCCACAAATGTTGTTATCTTCTTTCAAAGCTAAGTTAACCGCGGTTTGTTGCATAAGCGAAAGTGCATATTCGGGATTACTCGGAAAACGTCCTAACGGATAATTTTTTGGCTGTAAAATTTCCTTGAAAATGTCCGGGTTAAAATTCGATGAATCTTTTTTACTATCAAAGTTAAATCTTTCACCTGAATAACCATTAAAATAACGACTCAAATTCTCTGTTTTTATGTTCTTTGCTTTTTGTAAATCATCAATAAAAAATGAATGTAAATTCGCATCATCATACTCTAAGTTTTTAACAAATCCATAACGAAAATTTTCGAAAGTAGCGTTATATTTTTGGAAAAGTTCTGAAATTGTTGTATTAAAACCTTCATCATCAAATCTTCTACTCAGGTCTTCACGAAATTTGTTTTCTATTTCCATAAATTTCTTTGGAAGTTCACCGTTAGCCCGAACATATCCACTCATCGTAAGGAAAAATTTTTCTGCAATAAAATTTAATTCTTTATCAAAATACAAACAAAATGTAAATTTATCAGAATTGCTTGTCTCTTCGTCAGTTGCCAGAATATTATATTTTTTCCTTAGAATATCAATTATTTCTTGGAAGTTAAAAATGTTAAAATACAACACTATTCCCGATTTCTCAAAATCCTTCTCTGAACTTTTTTGTAGTTGCTCATTTAGAAACTCTAAAAAAAAATTAAACCACTCATTTGGCTTTGTAGGCAATGTTTTTAACTTTTTATCCTTTTTATCTATAGAACCTTCGGACAATTGCTCTATCGTGATCCAAGCATTTAAAATATTTTCTTTTTTATTCATGAATTTTTTCTCTTCCCCCACTTACAGCACATTATTTTATATATCAATTGTATTAACTTCTATATGTCTAGAAATTATCAGTCAATTCAAAGCAAAAGCAACGATAAAAGCTGTAATGTATCCCTTTGTCAAGATACAAAAATCATTTTTTTAAGATAAACCCTCCTTCCCGGATTAATCTTTTGTTGCCTGTTCAAGTGTGGAAAATCCCCCCGTTCACCACCCTTGACCTTGTTTGTGTCCGTGATAGCGCTTTTATGGCGGATGGCGGAAAAACAGCCTTTAGGGCTCCATCCACATCAAAGCGTATCACGGCCAATCACTTCTAATTTCCGCTGGCGGGGCCCCGACCCCATAGCCATCAAGCTAACGAAGCATTGCATCTACTTAGTTAGCGTTTTTTTATTTCTTTGATGATTTACTGATATAATAAAAAGGCCATACATAAATAAGCCTACTAAGGTTATGAATTCTTAGAATGTTCGATCCCTTGCTATTATGTAACAGTGGCAACGGTTTGTTCATACGCTATGTCCAAGATGTCAAAAACAGTCTGCCTTTGCTTCCTGCGACTTTTCCTTCCGTTTGTCCTGATGCATTGAAAGGTTCTTATATTACAACTAATCAGATTGATTATACATCTATCCTATCTCCACAACCCTACTGATGTTATCTAATCTATCTACTCAACCCTACATCATTTTTCGGTTCTTTTTCCATCCATGGATATGTTCCCGCAAACACATTTTGGCACTTTAGGTTGAGTGGACAAGATAGATGCAATCCAACAGACCCAGTAAATTCAAGGATTACACCCTTGACATCAAGACAACACACTCAACATGGCTTGAGTGTTGGCGGTTACAAACCCAAAAATGAGATGTAGTGGTGCATTTTATCTTTAAATTTTTCGCTAAAAATAATCAAGCTTTGATATAGGTCAATTTTTGTTTTACCCTATATCTGAAAGTTCAATATTTATATTAATAAGTTTTTTGTGTCCACCAATGCTTTAAATTTTG
The window above is part of the Bacillus sp. (in: firmicutes) genome. Proteins encoded here:
- a CDS encoding replication ATP-dependent helicase; translated protein: MNKKENILNAWITIEQLSEGSIDKKDKKLKTLPTKPNEWFNFFLEFLNEQLQKSSEKDFEKSGIVLYFNIFNFQEIIDILRKKYNILATDEETSNSDKFTFCLYFDKELNFIAEKFFLTMSGYVRANGELPKKFMEIENKFREDLSRRFDDEGFNTTISELFQKYNATFENFRYGFVKNLEYDDANLHSFFIDDLQKAKNIKTENLSRYFNGYSGERFNFDSKKDSSNFNPDIFKEILQPKNYPLGRFPSNPEYALSLMQQTAVNLALKEDNNICGVNGPPGTGKTTLLKDIFADLVVQQALAICQLSDKSIQGSLVYWENAKLGVLPHLISDKNIVVASSNNGAVQNIVMELPKQKDIGIEFQDLLAEADYFRDISNSKLDVDYSNKRELKSELMEKGNWGVFSLEGGASSNVNKLLLTIEFIEQYLENDYQPNSNIYEEFIQLYNELRVERDRIQKYSEEIRPLLDLKNQYKKQSWDFKQEESEKRTELLSLETEITNEIERLKEQNNRIQNDLLDVSVKMERLDNEQAQAERNFDVIKEQKPGLLLLQKIFNRSKVNQYIDKLNNANDTLNRITEQKRECLNNKDTLHDAMKGNAIKIDANKEQIKKANNAFNRWLSAQQKVLQDIERNIVSLEKTKSQSNIKELDFSQSYEELQKSNPWFNKNFRILQSKLFISALKVRKQFLFENKKHLRAARNIWSRQLDYNSKDNGYQLILESWQWLNFTIPVVSTTFASFGRMFKNLNENSISHLFIDEAGQALPQASVGAIFRSKKVTVVGDPSQIKPVLTLDSNILNLIGRNYNVDEKYVSANASTQTIVDNTSQYGFRKNENEWIGIPLWVHRRSNYPMFTISNKISYDGLMVQGKEEEEAYGKSKWYDLTGKANDKFVKEQAELLKNLINGRLQENPELKDEIYVISPFRNVAFKLAKFLDDIRFTKREKGKPTNVGTVHTFQGKETKIVYFVLGADTDSKGAAKWAVTEPNMMNVASTRAKEEFYVIGDKKLYASLGSKVANTTISIIDEYNKPENE